From a region of the Hippopotamus amphibius kiboko isolate mHipAmp2 chromosome 3, mHipAmp2.hap2, whole genome shotgun sequence genome:
- the LOC130848630 gene encoding olfactory receptor 4C11-like codes for MLLKSFRFFLTSAFPSSSETKQQNNSVTEYILLGLTQDPERQKVVFVVFFIFYVGIVVGNSLIIVTIKSSRILGSPMYFFLFYLSLVDICFPTSMAPRVIVDALSAKKSISYNECMTHIFALHFFGSMEIFVLVLMVVDCYAAICQPLHYPTIMSRQVCIILIVLAWIGSFIHSMAQIMLALRMPFCGSNLIDHYCCDMQPLLKLACMDIHVMNLLVVFNSGALCTISFLILMISYFVILHSLQNHSAEGRKKALSTCTSHIIVVVLFLHPCIFLYTRPSATFPTDKMVAVFYTIGTPFLNPLIYTLRNAEVKNAMRKLWHVRITSESKR; via the exons ATGCTACTGAAAAGTTTCAG aTTTTTTCTAACCAGTGCTTTCCCCTCATCAAGTGAAACAAAGCAGCAAAATAACAGTGTCACTGAATACATCCTGTTAGGATTGACACAGGATCCTGAGAGGCAGAAAGTGGTGTTTGTAGTGTTCTTCATTTTCTATGTGGGAATTGTGGTGGGGAATTCACTCATTATTGTGACCATCAAGTCCAGCCGGATACTTGGGagccccatgtacttcttcctatTTTATTTGTCCTTGGTTGATATCTGCTTTCCAACTTCCATGGCCCCCAGAGTAATTGTGGATGCCCTGTCTGCAAAGAAAAGCATATCTTACAATGAGTGCATGACTCACATCTTTGCACTGCATTTTTTTGGCTCCATGGAGATCTTTGTCCTTGTGCTCATGGTCGTTGATTGCTATGCGGCTATCTGCCAGCCTTTGCATTACCCAACCATCATGAGCCGGCAAGTCTGCATCATCCTGATTGTTCTTGCCTGGATAGGCTCTTTTATACACTCTATGGCTCAGATTATGCTGGCCTTGAGAATGCCCTTCTGTGGATCCAATTTGATTGATCACTATTGCTGTGATATGCAGCCCTTGTTGAAACTTGCCTGCATGGATATTCATGTGATGAACCTGTTGGTGGTGTTTAATAGTGGGGCCCTTTGCACAatcagttttttaattttgatgatctCATACTTTGTTATCCTGCATTCACTGCAGAACCACAgtgcagaagggaggaaaaaagctcTCTCCACTTGCACTTCCCACATCATTGTGGTTGTCTTATTTTTGCatccatgtatatttttatatacccGTCCCTCAGCCACTTTCCCCACAGACAAGATGGTGGCAGTATTTTATACTATTGGAACACCCTTCCTCAATCCACTCATCTACACACTGAGGAATGcagaagtgaaaaatgccatgagaaAGTTATGGCATGTCAGAATTACTTCAGAGAGCAAAAGATGA